A portion of the Rubritalea squalenifaciens DSM 18772 genome contains these proteins:
- a CDS encoding substrate-binding domain-containing protein, with the protein MADFSRNRKSLAEQVADFILESLIQQSGLQVLPGERLIAERAGVSRQTVQEALRLLERQGVIMPKEGRKARRVANTYREKPKSGMVLIYLRNSGLIRSAANVRNERRYIEIWEANGGTVIVKEMDFILHKDPPPAFFERMVTQYGMDAIVLTVAPLSWVNGAHQAGIPCLCEGGLVPNDGSVSLIAYDAALTMRHVLRYLKTRGHERILVPCSTYFASLHLLYQAVYQEEMCVAEADVENYIPRFVEHQPKIWMAYWERAFARARPTAVVCADTPILISLLSFCNSKGLKIPDDISLICLDYSENLRWYQPSIQMMKYPHERAAKDFERWIKGGLKSIGIKLYPMEIVKEADSVRSLV; encoded by the coding sequence ATGGCTGATTTCTCCCGAAACCGTAAATCCTTAGCAGAGCAGGTAGCAGATTTTATTCTGGAGAGCTTGATTCAGCAGAGCGGTTTGCAAGTGCTCCCTGGCGAACGCTTGATTGCAGAAAGAGCTGGGGTGAGTAGGCAGACAGTGCAAGAAGCCCTTCGTCTATTAGAAAGGCAGGGGGTCATCATGCCCAAAGAGGGGAGGAAGGCCAGACGGGTAGCGAATACTTATCGGGAAAAGCCTAAATCAGGGATGGTGCTGATCTACCTGAGAAATAGCGGTTTGATCAGAAGTGCAGCAAACGTACGAAACGAAAGGAGATACATCGAAATCTGGGAGGCAAATGGCGGGACGGTGATTGTAAAAGAGATGGATTTTATTCTGCATAAAGATCCACCTCCTGCTTTTTTTGAGCGTATGGTAACTCAGTATGGTATGGATGCCATTGTGCTGACGGTCGCTCCTCTATCTTGGGTGAATGGGGCTCACCAAGCGGGCATTCCTTGCTTATGTGAGGGTGGTTTGGTACCTAATGACGGCTCTGTTAGCTTGATTGCGTATGATGCGGCACTGACTATGCGCCATGTGCTGAGATATCTCAAGACACGCGGACATGAGAGAATTTTAGTGCCTTGCAGTACCTATTTTGCAAGTTTACACTTGTTGTACCAAGCTGTTTATCAAGAGGAGATGTGTGTCGCTGAGGCTGATGTGGAGAATTACATACCGCGTTTCGTGGAGCATCAGCCGAAAATTTGGATGGCCTACTGGGAGAGGGCCTTTGCCAGAGCGAGGCCTACGGCGGTGGTATGTGCGGACACCCCTATTCTTATTTCGCTTCTATCCTTCTGCAACAGCAAGGGATTGAAGATCCCAGATGACATTTCCTTGATCTGTTTGGATTATAGCGAAAACCTCCGCTGGTACCAACCCAGCATTCAGATGATGAAGTATCCCCATGAACGTGCAGCAAAGGATTTTGAACGATGGATTAAAGGGGGACTGAAAAGTATCGGAATTAAATTATATCCTATGGAAATTGTTAAGGAGGCGGACTCTGTTCGCAGTCTTGTGTAA
- a CDS encoding PEP-CTERM sorting domain-containing protein encodes MTSLNKLTTTLPMLVLATSLSAHSAVSVQSGFWTDGTTWDTGNPPAGGTDYFIADGHVVESPNATGDYNFGGDNLTVQSGGTLRFENNHASGLQTNNYTFNSLTLLDGATMEAGQEGGGAFGASNYRINTTVEVNGSVDVTLSGGFYFSYMTLANGVSGDGTINFSRVAGFYGEQSGFELRLDATSTYSGVWNLSGLNQPFTTKVNAAGAFGTGTINIFDNMIVDNLFSGGLDSLAGIAINGTGELQLTNALNDLNSGITMTAGATLDLTDQSSTVASLIIDGNNVAAGTYNKDQLAALGYGGLFDGSTGTITVSAVPEPSSTALIGLAGLALILRRRRF; translated from the coding sequence ATGACATCCCTCAACAAACTCACTACTACACTCCCCATGCTGGTGCTCGCAACCAGCCTCTCAGCCCACTCCGCAGTCTCTGTCCAGTCTGGCTTCTGGACCGACGGGACCACTTGGGACACAGGTAATCCCCCGGCAGGCGGCACGGACTATTTCATCGCAGATGGTCACGTGGTGGAATCCCCGAACGCAACAGGTGACTACAACTTCGGCGGAGACAACCTGACAGTCCAGAGCGGAGGTACACTGCGCTTTGAGAATAACCATGCCTCAGGCCTGCAGACCAACAACTACACCTTCAACAGCCTGACTCTCCTCGACGGAGCAACCATGGAAGCTGGCCAAGAAGGCGGAGGTGCCTTTGGTGCCAGTAATTACCGCATCAATACCACTGTTGAAGTCAATGGCTCCGTCGACGTAACCCTCTCAGGAGGATTTTACTTCAGCTACATGACTCTGGCCAACGGCGTCTCAGGCGATGGAACGATCAATTTTAGCCGTGTCGCGGGTTTTTATGGGGAGCAATCTGGATTCGAACTGAGACTGGATGCTACCAGTACTTACTCAGGTGTCTGGAATCTCTCCGGCCTCAACCAGCCCTTCACCACCAAGGTCAATGCAGCGGGTGCATTCGGTACCGGCACCATCAATATCTTCGACAACATGATCGTGGATAACCTTTTCAGTGGTGGACTGGATAGCTTGGCTGGAATCGCCATCAATGGAACCGGTGAACTCCAGTTGACCAATGCCCTCAACGATTTGAACTCCGGCATCACCATGACTGCAGGCGCCACACTGGATCTAACGGACCAGAGCAGCACAGTCGCAAGCCTCATCATTGACGGCAACAACGTCGCCGCAGGAACTTACAATAAAGATCAACTAGCAGCCCTAGGCTATGGTGGTCTCTTTGACGGCTCCACTGGCACGATCACGGTATCCGCTGTCCCAGAGCCATCATCCACTGCACTGATCGGGCTAGCTGGTCTGGCGCTCATCCTGCGCAGAAGAAGGTTCTAG
- the hmpA gene encoding NO-inducible flavohemoprotein, whose protein sequence is MTALSKETIETVKATIPFLAENATKLTAHFYQRMFRENPEVRAYFNAAHQVSGSQQGALAASVCAFARNIETPENLATAVSLIANKHASLGVQPEHYPIVGKHLLASIDELLNPAPPEILQAWGEAYGFLAEVLIQQEKGIYAEQSWNGFRKFTLFRKEEESAVVSSFYLKPSDGGTVPAYLPGQYITVRIPTADGSTTMRNYSLSCHGCQHGLRISVKQEKAAHADQPDGYVSNYLHEHLALGDEVEVAPPCGDFVFDADAAEKSGAPVLLLSGGIGITPLLSMLHASKGKSFPVSFVHGAIDSKHHAFAGEVSKLAQEHENISAHFRYSAPLDGDSPDSQGLFDREFLGQYLSPETEVYFCGPKPMMAHVLSVLDSIGHPADKVHYEFFGPAEELSKCPMHAI, encoded by the coding sequence ATGACAGCTCTATCCAAAGAAACGATTGAAACGGTGAAGGCGACCATCCCCTTCCTGGCCGAGAACGCCACCAAACTGACCGCCCATTTCTACCAGCGGATGTTCCGCGAGAACCCGGAGGTAAGGGCTTATTTCAATGCCGCCCACCAGGTCTCCGGCAGCCAGCAGGGAGCGCTCGCAGCCTCGGTCTGTGCCTTTGCCAGAAACATCGAGACTCCAGAAAACCTGGCTACAGCGGTGTCCCTGATCGCGAACAAGCACGCCTCGCTGGGAGTGCAGCCAGAGCATTACCCGATTGTGGGCAAGCACCTGCTGGCCTCGATCGATGAGTTGCTCAACCCGGCACCGCCGGAAATTCTCCAAGCCTGGGGAGAAGCCTATGGCTTCCTGGCCGAAGTACTGATCCAGCAGGAAAAAGGCATCTACGCCGAGCAGAGCTGGAACGGCTTCCGCAAGTTCACCCTTTTCCGCAAGGAGGAAGAATCCGCCGTGGTCAGCTCCTTCTACCTGAAGCCGAGCGACGGCGGCACCGTCCCCGCCTACCTGCCGGGCCAGTACATCACCGTGCGTATCCCGACAGCCGATGGCTCCACCACGATGCGCAACTACTCCCTTTCCTGCCACGGTTGCCAGCACGGTCTGCGCATCAGCGTGAAGCAAGAGAAGGCCGCCCACGCCGACCAGCCGGACGGCTATGTGTCCAACTACCTGCACGAGCATCTTGCACTGGGTGACGAAGTGGAAGTGGCTCCACCATGCGGAGATTTCGTCTTTGATGCCGATGCTGCGGAGAAATCCGGGGCGCCCGTACTCCTGCTCTCCGGCGGCATCGGTATCACGCCGCTGCTCTCCATGCTGCACGCTAGCAAAGGGAAGAGCTTCCCGGTCAGCTTCGTCCACGGCGCGATCGATTCCAAACACCACGCCTTTGCCGGGGAAGTTAGCAAGCTGGCACAGGAGCATGAGAACATCAGCGCCCACTTCCGCTACAGCGCCCCGCTGGATGGAGACAGTCCAGATAGCCAGGGACTCTTCGATCGCGAGTTCCTCGGCCAGTACCTCAGCCCGGAAACCGAGGTCTACTTCTGCGGACCCAAGCCGATGATGGCCCATGTGCTCAGTGTGTTAGATTCCATCGGCCATCCGGCAGACAAGGTGCACTATGAGTTCTTCGGCCCGGCGGAGGAGCTCAGCAAGTGCCCGATGCACGCGATCTAA
- a CDS encoding RrF2 family transcriptional regulator — MKLNSATDFSFRFLIYASVHGNRLVTVAEVAEAYGLSHHHLSKICKTLIKEGILEAKRGRDGGVKLAMAPEEIGLSRIIQIMEPDPALVNCTGGIGGQCKILPACKLKGVLAEARRAFFEVLDKYTLADLVAEPAIAKKLVALLGED, encoded by the coding sequence ATGAAGCTAAACTCCGCCACTGATTTCAGTTTCCGATTCCTGATCTATGCCAGCGTGCATGGAAACAGGCTGGTGACCGTGGCCGAAGTGGCCGAGGCCTACGGACTGTCTCATCACCACCTCTCGAAGATCTGCAAAACTTTGATCAAGGAAGGCATCCTGGAGGCCAAGCGCGGCCGGGATGGGGGCGTGAAGCTGGCTATGGCGCCGGAGGAGATCGGGCTGTCCCGCATCATCCAGATCATGGAGCCAGACCCCGCGCTGGTGAACTGCACCGGAGGCATCGGCGGCCAGTGCAAGATCCTGCCAGCCTGCAAGCTCAAGGGAGTGCTGGCGGAGGCGCGCCGCGCCTTCTTTGAGGTGCTGGACAAGTACACCCTCGCCGACCTGGTGGCCGAGCCCGCCATCGCCAAGAAGCTGGTTGCCCTACTAGGCGAAGACTAA
- a CDS encoding beta-N-acetylhexosaminidase: MIAFKHSLIALAALAAPLLQAEPELIPRPSEVSWQKDTTNLAAFSTIEAAAELSFEKDYLAKTLQSWMQRSSTQAPAGAAKTIMLRTGKLDSDYLLEVKPEAITITGKDAAGVFYGIQTLLQLVTLEKDKADFQIPLGTVKDSARYGWRGLMLDSSRHFQTVEEVKHFLDMMAYYKYNVFHWHLTDDQGWRIEIKSRPKLTSIGAWRVPREGIWWTRPGPMKNEKATDGGFYTQEQIKEIVKYAAERHIEVIPEIDVPGHALSILAAYPELSTTGGPFQVNPGSKFYNIIENTLDPSNPETYKFLDDVFRETCQLFPSQYVHIGGDEATKKYWNADPDCQAFMKEKGLKDAHELQSYFIKRVEAMLAKHNKKIIGWDEILEGGLAESATVMSWRGVGGANKAAKMGRQVVIAANSAYYFDLYQGHQSYEPATYSKLRLKKSYHFDYQLPKGVDEKLLLGLHGALWTEEIPNMRHCEYMLWPRGFALADAAWSTQTKKDWPEFVERVEAHFKRLDFLDINYATSIYDPIIQMKKINKREVITLSTEVDGLDIHYTFDEGEVDHHYPVYKEPLVVPYGATTIRMRTYRDGKPVGKLRTAIIKDINAAKKLLFPTPIEN, encoded by the coding sequence ATGATAGCATTCAAGCACTCACTGATTGCTTTGGCGGCGCTGGCGGCACCTTTGTTGCAGGCGGAGCCGGAGCTCATCCCGCGGCCTAGCGAGGTCAGCTGGCAGAAAGACACGACCAATCTGGCAGCCTTTTCAACGATCGAGGCTGCGGCGGAGCTCAGTTTCGAAAAAGACTATCTGGCGAAGACACTGCAGTCCTGGATGCAGCGCTCCAGCACGCAGGCTCCTGCGGGAGCGGCTAAGACGATCATGCTGCGCACCGGCAAGCTGGATTCCGACTACCTTCTCGAGGTAAAGCCGGAGGCCATTACCATCACAGGCAAGGACGCTGCGGGAGTGTTTTACGGCATCCAAACCTTGCTCCAGCTGGTCACGCTGGAGAAGGACAAGGCGGATTTCCAGATCCCGCTGGGCACGGTCAAGGACAGCGCCCGCTACGGCTGGCGCGGGCTGATGCTGGATTCCTCCCGCCACTTCCAGACGGTGGAGGAGGTGAAACACTTTCTCGATATGATGGCCTACTACAAGTACAACGTCTTCCATTGGCACCTGACCGATGACCAGGGCTGGCGCATCGAGATCAAGTCCCGGCCGAAGCTCACCAGCATCGGCGCCTGGCGCGTGCCGCGTGAGGGCATCTGGTGGACACGCCCCGGACCGATGAAGAACGAGAAGGCCACTGACGGAGGCTTCTACACCCAGGAGCAGATCAAGGAGATCGTGAAGTACGCGGCGGAGCGCCACATCGAGGTGATTCCTGAGATCGACGTCCCCGGCCACGCGCTTTCCATCCTGGCTGCTTATCCTGAGCTCTCCACCACGGGCGGCCCCTTCCAGGTGAACCCGGGTTCCAAGTTCTACAACATCATCGAGAACACACTCGATCCCTCCAACCCGGAGACCTACAAGTTCCTCGACGACGTGTTCCGCGAGACCTGCCAGCTCTTCCCTTCCCAGTACGTCCACATCGGTGGTGATGAGGCGACCAAGAAATACTGGAATGCCGATCCCGACTGCCAGGCTTTCATGAAGGAAAAGGGCCTGAAGGATGCCCACGAGCTGCAGTCCTACTTCATCAAGCGAGTGGAAGCCATGCTTGCGAAGCACAACAAGAAGATCATCGGCTGGGACGAGATCCTGGAAGGAGGTCTGGCTGAGTCCGCCACAGTGATGAGCTGGCGCGGTGTGGGTGGAGCTAACAAGGCGGCCAAGATGGGACGCCAGGTGGTGATCGCCGCGAACTCGGCCTATTACTTCGACCTCTATCAGGGCCACCAGTCCTACGAGCCAGCCACCTATAGCAAGCTGCGCCTGAAGAAGTCTTATCACTTCGACTACCAGCTGCCAAAGGGCGTGGATGAGAAGCTGCTACTCGGCCTGCACGGTGCGCTCTGGACAGAAGAGATTCCTAACATGCGCCACTGCGAGTACATGCTCTGGCCGCGTGGCTTCGCGCTGGCGGATGCCGCCTGGAGTACCCAGACGAAGAAGGACTGGCCGGAGTTCGTGGAGCGCGTGGAGGCTCACTTCAAGCGTCTCGATTTCCTGGACATCAACTACGCCACTTCCATCTATGACCCGATCATCCAGATGAAGAAGATCAACAAGCGTGAGGTCATCACCCTCAGCACCGAGGTCGACGGTCTGGACATCCACTACACCTTCGATGAAGGCGAGGTGGACCACCACTACCCGGTCTACAAGGAGCCACTCGTAGTCCCCTATGGTGCCACCACCATCCGCATGCGCACCTACCGCGATGGCAAGCCCGTCGGCAAGCTGCGCACGGCGATCATCAAGGACATCAATGCCGCGAAGAAGCTCCTCTTCCCGACACCGATCGAGAACTAG
- a CDS encoding very short patch repair endonuclease — protein sequence MADIWSEEKRSWVMSRIKGKDTKPELAVRSLLHAHGYRFTVSGPRNQTLPGRPDIVLPKWATVIFVNGCFWHGHEGCKDFSIPKTRTEFWLTKIRKNQQRDQSNNGKLESLGWNVITIWACELSTKDRLYSLERRLPYLIERKPFEYHLEDETDQLGRVAEDFD from the coding sequence ATGGCGGATATCTGGAGCGAGGAGAAACGCAGCTGGGTGATGAGCCGGATCAAGGGCAAGGACACCAAGCCTGAACTGGCTGTCCGTTCGCTGCTGCATGCGCATGGCTACCGCTTCACCGTCAGTGGACCACGTAACCAGACCTTGCCGGGAAGACCGGATATCGTCCTTCCCAAATGGGCCACCGTGATCTTCGTCAACGGCTGCTTCTGGCACGGTCATGAAGGCTGCAAGGATTTCTCCATCCCCAAAACCCGCACCGAGTTCTGGCTAACCAAGATCCGCAAGAACCAGCAGCGCGATCAATCAAACAATGGAAAACTCGAATCCCTCGGCTGGAACGTCATCACCATCTGGGCCTGCGAACTCTCCACCAAAGACCGCCTCTATTCCCTCGAACGCCGACTACCCTACCTCATCGAGCGCAAACCCTTCGAGTACCACCTCGAGGATGAAACCGACCAACTCGGAAGGGTGGCGGAGGATTTCGATTAG
- a CDS encoding nuclease-related domain-containing protein, with protein sequence MSIIASSSFTSEIIQTLLHQLLGYWHLIGIVFIIILLKGIFSSPSVKGWWGELQVTSFGLKRLDPAIYKVFNDIYLPRPDGKGTTQIDHLVISRFGLFVIETKNYGGWIFGSENQRQWTQQIYKRNTASKTHFNKTSFTLTLSQSF encoded by the coding sequence ATGAGTATCATCGCCTCTAGCAGCTTCACCTCTGAAATCATCCAGACACTGCTTCATCAGTTGCTTGGATATTGGCACCTCATTGGAATTGTTTTTATCATAATATTGCTCAAAGGCATTTTCAGCAGTCCGAGTGTCAAAGGGTGGTGGGGTGAGTTGCAAGTCACTAGCTTTGGCCTGAAGCGACTTGATCCCGCCATTTACAAAGTCTTCAACGATATCTACCTACCCAGACCAGATGGAAAGGGAACCACTCAAATAGACCATCTGGTGATTTCTCGATTCGGTCTTTTTGTAATAGAGACGAAAAATTACGGCGGCTGGATCTTTGGCAGCGAGAATCAAAGACAATGGACTCAACAAATCTACAAAAGAAACACCGCTTCCAAAACCCACTTCAACAAAACCAGCTTCACATTAACGCTCTCTCAAAGTTTCTAG
- a CDS encoding HNH endonuclease, whose translation MSKRWTREHLLLALNLYHQTPFGRQHQGYPPIIELADKLERTPGSVAMKLNNFTSLDPAETSRGIKGLQGSSRLDRVIWEEFYGHLDELAEQSELLIDSFGTKPMDSTAISPPAGESETTALVKVRRHQQFFRKAVLGSYEQKCCISGIPVLELLRASHIIPWSDHAEHRTDPANGLCLAATYDAAFDKGLIALSGDFTILVSDRLKQFKNNQEIETHFLSREHTPITLPAKNLPNPEFLEWHRTHRFLG comes from the coding sequence ATGAGCAAACGCTGGACTCGCGAGCACCTGCTGCTGGCGCTTAATCTTTACCACCAGACTCCATTTGGAAGGCAGCACCAAGGCTATCCGCCTATAATCGAGCTTGCTGATAAACTAGAGAGAACTCCGGGTTCCGTAGCGATGAAGCTTAACAACTTTACTTCACTGGACCCGGCAGAAACCAGTCGCGGCATTAAAGGGCTGCAAGGCTCAAGCCGCCTTGATCGTGTGATATGGGAGGAATTCTACGGTCATCTGGATGAACTAGCAGAACAGAGTGAACTCCTGATCGATTCATTTGGCACAAAGCCCATGGACTCCACAGCGATCTCTCCCCCTGCTGGCGAGTCCGAGACAACTGCTCTCGTTAAGGTGCGCAGACACCAGCAATTCTTCAGGAAAGCAGTTCTGGGTTCCTACGAGCAGAAGTGCTGTATCTCCGGAATTCCTGTTCTGGAACTACTCCGCGCCAGTCATATCATCCCATGGAGTGATCATGCCGAGCACCGTACAGATCCAGCTAACGGTTTATGTTTGGCAGCGACTTACGATGCAGCTTTTGACAAAGGCCTCATTGCTCTCTCAGGCGATTTTACGATTCTCGTCAGCGACAGATTGAAGCAGTTTAAGAATAATCAGGAGATAGAAACCCATTTCCTCTCCAGAGAACATACACCGATTACTCTCCCGGCTAAGAACCTCCCTAATCCTGAGTTTCTTGAGTGGCATCGTACTCACCGTTTCCTCGGATAA
- a CDS encoding SDR family oxidoreductase has translation MHILLTGASSGIGRAAAELLHEREHIIYGVSRQLENLPDGIHPIEADLSKPEDIENIFNYLPKFNALINCAGMAYLSPISSGNPEQWKTMWQVNVHALALLCQHSLPRLTDTGIILNVSSMSGWRVPPSGGFYAPTKFAVRAITEALRSELRAEGSRIRVGSLSPGFVDTPLLDNYFHGREQQLATQRESKVMLSAEDVARSIVHIIEAPEHVEIGDIQMRSTGQKA, from the coding sequence ATGCACATACTTCTGACAGGAGCCTCCTCCGGCATTGGCCGTGCCGCCGCCGAATTACTGCACGAGAGGGAGCACATCATCTACGGTGTGAGCCGTCAGTTAGAGAATCTTCCCGATGGGATCCACCCCATTGAGGCGGACCTCAGCAAGCCGGAGGACATTGAAAACATCTTCAACTACCTGCCGAAGTTCAATGCTCTGATCAACTGCGCCGGCATGGCCTACCTGTCCCCCATCTCCAGCGGGAACCCTGAACAATGGAAGACCATGTGGCAGGTCAATGTGCATGCCCTCGCCCTGCTCTGCCAGCACTCGCTACCCAGACTAACAGACACTGGAATCATTCTCAATGTCTCCTCCATGTCCGGCTGGCGTGTGCCTCCGAGCGGTGGCTTCTACGCCCCCACCAAGTTTGCCGTGCGCGCCATCACCGAGGCACTGCGCTCCGAGCTTCGCGCCGAGGGCTCCCGCATCCGCGTAGGCAGCCTCTCCCCCGGCTTTGTAGACACCCCGTTGTTAGACAATTACTTCCACGGCCGCGAGCAGCAGCTGGCCACCCAGCGCGAGAGCAAGGTCATGCTCAGCGCCGAGGATGTCGCCCGCTCCATCGTGCACATTATCGAGGCTCCAGAGCACGTGGAGATCGGCGATATCCAGATGCGCTCCACCGGGCAGAAAGCCTAG
- a CDS encoding DUF1318 domain-containing protein: MNTRKTKHTSFRSLIGLAFFFMSICGAFAQDTGMKEEFAKLQEQREQRTSLIDYLKNTKQVSETAAGTLSLADNAPAAAKQAVESENKDRQRMFVIIASIQGSTVAKVAKEFAQRMGVDVNAKKMVTTLRVHGSNTVGASLAPALVRAFLKDKGFTGITTDRDGVEAMISYSKPGDNTIYQVEIKAHGSSTAFGETDSNKGVGLLGKFCDIGMASRPMKDKEQKALMDAGMGDMRTAASEFPIALDGVAVVLNRSNPIQALTVEQIAEIFSGKISNWKQLGGEDLPIQIFARDEQSGTWDTFKSRVLKPFKFKLSENNVKRFEDSALLVRNVAATKGGIGFTGLAYVDSTVKGLAVQAGKEARPFQPTRLTVKTQDYPLARLLYFYLPVNASSLSRDFVKFTMSNDGQEVVDKSGLVGQGLSSQVDRNNADQLKKQLLSDASVPQAYKMLIANSDRSDTQANIRFVQGSNEPDINSLNNLDRLASYLANPGHEKFGVVLVGFADSVGNQSSNLRLSRKRAEEVKALLEAKGVRNITAEGFGEAMPVADNGSESGRAQNRRVEIWLTRK; encoded by the coding sequence ATGAACACACGAAAGACCAAGCACACAAGCTTCCGATCATTGATCGGTCTGGCGTTCTTCTTCATGAGTATCTGCGGCGCCTTTGCCCAGGATACTGGCATGAAAGAAGAGTTCGCCAAACTCCAGGAGCAGCGCGAACAGCGTACCTCCCTGATCGACTACCTCAAGAATACCAAGCAGGTAAGTGAAACCGCAGCAGGCACTCTGAGCCTTGCAGACAATGCCCCGGCCGCCGCCAAACAAGCCGTTGAGTCCGAGAACAAGGACCGCCAGCGCATGTTTGTGATTATTGCGAGCATCCAGGGATCCACCGTGGCCAAAGTGGCCAAGGAGTTCGCCCAGCGTATGGGCGTGGATGTGAATGCCAAGAAGATGGTGACCACCCTGCGTGTCCATGGTTCCAATACCGTGGGTGCCAGCCTGGCCCCAGCTTTGGTGCGCGCCTTCCTCAAGGATAAAGGCTTCACTGGCATCACAACAGACCGCGATGGTGTGGAAGCGATGATTTCTTATTCCAAGCCAGGTGACAACACCATCTATCAGGTGGAGATCAAGGCTCACGGATCCAGCACTGCTTTCGGTGAGACGGATTCTAACAAGGGAGTCGGCTTGCTCGGAAAATTCTGTGATATTGGCATGGCTTCCCGTCCGATGAAGGACAAAGAGCAAAAGGCTCTGATGGATGCCGGCATGGGTGACATGCGCACCGCGGCCAGCGAGTTCCCGATCGCCCTTGACGGGGTGGCAGTCGTGCTGAACCGCAGTAACCCGATCCAGGCTCTTACTGTAGAGCAGATCGCTGAGATTTTCTCCGGTAAAATTTCTAACTGGAAGCAGCTCGGCGGTGAGGACCTGCCCATCCAGATCTTCGCCCGTGACGAGCAGTCCGGTACCTGGGATACCTTTAAGTCCCGCGTGCTTAAGCCGTTCAAATTCAAACTGAGCGAGAACAACGTGAAGCGCTTCGAGGACTCCGCCTTGCTGGTGCGCAACGTAGCCGCCACCAAGGGTGGCATCGGTTTCACTGGCCTAGCCTATGTGGACTCCACAGTCAAAGGTCTCGCCGTACAGGCAGGTAAGGAAGCCCGCCCGTTCCAGCCGACCCGCCTTACCGTAAAGACTCAGGACTACCCGCTGGCGCGCCTGCTTTATTTCTACCTTCCGGTGAATGCGAGCAGCCTCTCCAGAGACTTCGTCAAGTTCACCATGTCTAACGATGGCCAGGAAGTAGTGGATAAGTCTGGTCTCGTCGGCCAGGGTCTTTCCAGCCAGGTGGACCGCAACAACGCGGACCAGCTGAAGAAGCAACTTCTCTCAGATGCCTCTGTGCCTCAAGCCTACAAGATGCTGATCGCTAATTCCGACCGCTCAGACACCCAGGCGAACATCCGTTTCGTGCAGGGTTCCAACGAGCCTGACATCAACTCCCTGAACAACCTCGACCGTCTTGCCAGCTACCTGGCGAACCCTGGTCACGAGAAGTTTGGTGTCGTGCTCGTAGGTTTCGCAGACAGCGTGGGTAACCAGTCCAGCAACCTCAGACTCTCCAGAAAGAGAGCCGAAGAGGTCAAGGCACTACTGGAAGCCAAAGGCGTGCGTAACATCACTGCAGAAGGCTTCGGTGAAGCCATGCCTGTAGCGGACAACGGCAGCGAAAGCGGCCGCGCGCAGAACCGCCGCGTAGAGATCTGGCTTACCCGTAAGTAA